The following proteins are co-located in the Coleofasciculus chthonoplastes PCC 7420 genome:
- a CDS encoding GAF domain-containing protein has protein sequence MYEYKVGGSLPADSPTYVWRQADRALYTALKAGLFCYVLNSRQMGKSSLRVQTMTRLQSEGIACAAIDLTEIISPDITPSEFYGSITYTLADSFNLLEKIGDFDSWWSNYEILSSTQGLVRFIKDVLLKHQSLLGKKLIIFVDEVDSVLRLPFSVNDFFGLIRACHNNRADQPEYNRLTFAILGVASPTDLIRSQAYSLPFNCGKAIELTGFRLDEAEPITKGLTVKSANSQELTKAVLSWTQGQPFLTQKLCKLIVEAEDAPPLGQESHWVEQLVRSRILENWESHDEPEHLRTIRDRLLRNEQRSRSLLKLYQKILSSSHSSAIHGISDFGNSPNRYGEIIDDDSPAQMELRLSGLVVKQGSILNVHNRIYRSVFNPSWVKKHLAALEPEPQHSQFQKTLAELERKLLVSQLACVADGRDSAQALYEVLRDVTLRIGDLLSADRATIFLLNEDKTELWSVVAENEGSEFLDIQVRLGEGIAGQVAKTRKPINIRSNVYQDARSEFVKAYDEKYNYYTYNVLALPITNENQQVIAVIQLLNKLKRPKNSDNQGHWLINRHGFSQRDQKQLAEFVPAIRRILESCQSCYRATKKLRATAALAEATRSLDKSSLDIQEILPRVMDAAKKLMNADRSTLWLLDRDHHDLWTKILQADGSLTQMRVPVGVGFVGKVAKTGQPLNIPFDLYDHPDATNSRKFDRTTGYRTCSLLCMPVFNADGELIGVTQLVNKRKPGNFPFYKHEDWPQPPEQFQASFDEHDCQSMQVFNERVGVILQYAKTHETLKQFTQIQPKEGVHNTLVMLNQAVGNHSDEVMHNMLNFIAKSVTKTLDTEQTTIFVLNSENQAFWSLIVDNETGKLREVQLAADESELASISKPMRHGISQKHPRLSTLIQTATPQFKDYLIHSHLVYPIVNSQQTVVALIELINKLKPTSDRGAPLSERIDPKGFSKADEKQLDQSVPSILPILEGVQSFYREMRIIQGRQAIDALWLAISSISQGNWTSQEILQKVMDAAQKLTNADRSILWLVDRQRGDLWTELPGVGKIRCEIGMGFAGQVAASGKLMMIPYDLYDHDGALHAKQMDLATGYRTYSLLCMPVLSRDGELLGVTQLLNKRKRGNFQEDHLADCLDVPDYFKTSFNERDRRYMEIFNNQVAVIVQSNQQQDVLKSEILGRLSKASVE, from the coding sequence ATGTATGAATATAAAGTTGGTGGCAGTCTCCCGGCTGATTCTCCCACCTACGTCTGGCGACAAGCCGATCGCGCTCTCTATACAGCCTTAAAAGCGGGACTCTTTTGTTATGTCCTGAATTCCCGACAGATGGGCAAATCCAGCTTGCGAGTCCAAACCATGACGCGACTCCAGTCGGAAGGAATTGCCTGTGCTGCGATTGATTTAACCGAAATTATTAGTCCCGATATTACGCCGAGTGAATTTTATGGCAGTATTACCTATACCCTAGCTGATAGTTTTAATCTCCTGGAGAAAATTGGCGACTTTGATAGCTGGTGGAGCAACTATGAAATCCTATCCAGTACCCAGGGATTAGTGCGATTTATTAAAGATGTCCTTCTCAAACATCAATCGCTTTTGGGAAAAAAATTAATTATCTTTGTCGATGAAGTAGACAGTGTTCTCCGTTTACCGTTTTCCGTAAATGACTTTTTTGGTTTAATTCGCGCTTGTCACAATAATCGCGCCGATCAACCGGAATATAACCGCCTCACCTTTGCGATTTTAGGCGTGGCGTCGCCAACGGATTTAATTCGTTCCCAAGCCTATAGTCTTCCCTTCAACTGTGGAAAAGCCATTGAACTCACGGGTTTTCGCTTAGACGAAGCTGAACCCATTACCAAAGGGTTAACGGTCAAATCTGCCAATTCCCAGGAACTGACGAAAGCGGTACTCAGTTGGACACAGGGACAGCCATTCCTCACCCAGAAACTCTGCAAACTGATTGTCGAAGCTGAGGATGCACCACCGCTAGGACAAGAATCCCACTGGGTTGAGCAACTGGTGCGATCGCGCATTTTGGAAAACTGGGAAAGCCACGATGAACCCGAACATTTACGTACCATTCGCGATCGCTTACTCCGAAATGAACAACGCAGTCGTTCCCTGTTAAAACTTTACCAAAAAATTCTATCTTCGTCTCATTCCTCTGCCATTCATGGGATATCAGACTTTGGCAATTCCCCGAATCGATACGGAGAAATCATTGATGATGATAGTCCGGCACAAATGGAACTGCGATTGTCTGGATTAGTGGTCAAACAAGGAAGTATTTTAAACGTTCACAATCGCATTTATCGGTCAGTTTTTAACCCCAGTTGGGTAAAAAAACATCTAGCGGCATTAGAACCTGAACCTCAACATTCGCAATTTCAGAAAACTCTGGCTGAACTGGAGCGGAAACTGTTAGTCTCTCAACTAGCTTGTGTTGCTGATGGTAGAGATTCGGCGCAGGCGCTGTATGAGGTGTTGCGAGACGTAACCTTACGCATTGGTGATTTACTCAGCGCCGATCGCGCGACTATCTTTTTACTCAATGAAGACAAAACTGAACTTTGGTCAGTCGTGGCTGAAAATGAAGGGAGTGAATTTCTGGATATTCAGGTACGATTAGGGGAAGGAATTGCAGGTCAAGTGGCAAAAACTCGAAAACCCATTAATATTCGCTCGAATGTTTACCAAGATGCGCGGTCTGAATTTGTTAAAGCATACGATGAAAAATACAATTATTATACCTATAATGTCTTGGCGTTGCCAATTACTAATGAAAATCAACAAGTTATTGCTGTCATTCAATTACTCAACAAATTAAAGCGACCCAAAAACTCTGACAATCAAGGACATTGGTTAATCAATCGCCACGGCTTTAGTCAACGGGATCAAAAGCAACTAGCAGAATTTGTTCCGGCAATTCGCCGAATTCTGGAAAGCTGTCAATCCTGTTATCGTGCCACAAAGAAACTGCGAGCCACCGCCGCTTTAGCCGAAGCCACTCGTTCCCTAGATAAGAGTAGTTTAGACATTCAAGAAATCCTGCCACGAGTCATGGATGCGGCGAAGAAACTGATGAATGCTGACCGCAGTACCTTATGGCTTTTGGATCGCGATCACCATGATTTATGGACAAAAATTCTCCAAGCTGATGGTTCTTTAACCCAAATGCGAGTTCCTGTCGGTGTGGGATTTGTGGGTAAGGTGGCTAAAACAGGTCAACCCCTGAATATTCCTTTTGATCTGTATGATCATCCCGATGCGACGAATTCGCGCAAATTTGACCGCACCACGGGTTATCGCACCTGTAGCTTGCTCTGTATGCCTGTATTTAACGCCGATGGTGAATTAATTGGCGTGACGCAATTGGTTAATAAACGGAAACCCGGAAATTTTCCGTTCTATAAACATGAAGATTGGCCCCAACCGCCTGAACAATTTCAAGCCAGTTTTGATGAGCATGACTGTCAGTCCATGCAAGTGTTTAATGAGCGAGTGGGTGTGATTTTGCAATATGCCAAGACTCATGAAACTTTAAAGCAGTTTACCCAAATTCAACCCAAAGAAGGGGTTCACAATACCCTGGTAATGCTTAATCAAGCCGTGGGCAACCATAGCGATGAGGTGATGCATAACATGCTAAATTTTATTGCCAAATCAGTGACCAAGACGCTAGATACTGAACAGACGACGATTTTTGTCTTGAATAGCGAAAACCAAGCGTTTTGGTCATTAATTGTTGATAATGAAACGGGAAAATTAAGAGAAGTTCAGCTTGCTGCTGATGAAAGCGAGTTAGCCTCTATCTCTAAACCAATGCGACATGGAATTAGTCAGAAGCATCCCCGCCTCTCGACGTTAATTCAAACCGCTACTCCTCAGTTTAAGGATTATCTAATTCACAGTCATTTAGTCTATCCTATCGTCAATTCGCAGCAGACTGTGGTAGCACTGATTGAATTAATTAATAAACTCAAACCTACTAGCGATCGCGGCGCACCATTATCTGAACGCATTGACCCTAAAGGGTTTAGCAAAGCCGATGAAAAGCAACTGGATCAATCTGTCCCCTCAATTCTGCCGATTCTGGAAGGCGTACAATCTTTTTATCGAGAAATGCGGATCATTCAGGGGCGACAAGCGATCGATGCGTTATGGTTAGCAATTAGTTCGATTAGTCAAGGGAATTGGACCTCTCAGGAAATTCTGCAAAAAGTCATGGATGCGGCGCAAAAGTTGACCAATGCTGATCGCAGTATCCTGTGGCTAGTTGATCGCCAACGGGGTGATTTATGGACTGAACTTCCCGGTGTTGGGAAAATTCGCTGTGAAATTGGTATGGGGTTTGCGGGTCAAGTGGCAGCATCTGGTAAGCTAATGATGATTCCCTATGACTTGTATGACCATGATGGCGCATTACACGCCAAACAAATGGATCTAGCAACCGGATATCGCACCTATAGTTTACTTTGTATGCCTGTTTTAAGTCGCGATGGGGAGTTATTGGGGGTGACGCAGTTACTCAACAAGCGCAAACGGGGGAATTTCCAGGAGGATCACCTGGCTGATTGTCTTGATGTTCCTGATTATTTTAAGACCAGTTTTAATGAACGCGATCGCCGATATATGGAGATATTCAATAATCAAGTCGCTGTCATTGTTCAAAGCAATCAACAGCAGGATGTATTAAAAAGTGAAATTTTGGGTAGGCTGTCTAAAGCGTCAGTCGAGTAA
- a CDS encoding glycine zipper domain-containing protein, protein MSGFPLDTVGAGLGTIVGAGLGTIVGAGLGTIVGAGLGTIVGAGLGTKFSYLPITEKQNPP, encoded by the coding sequence TTGTCTGGTTTCCCTTTAGACACGGTAGGGGCGGGTTTAGGGACAATTGTAGGGGCGGGTTTAGGGACAATTGTAGGGGCGGGTTTAGGGACAATTGTAGGGGCGGGTTTAGGGACAATTGTAGGGGCGGGTTTAGGGACTAAATTCAGCTATTTACCGATAACGGAAAAACAAAACCCGCCCTAG